The Thermodesulfobacteriota bacterium genome segment ACCCGGTCTTCATGATGGACGAAATCGACAAGGTCGGCGCCGATTTCAAGGGTGACCCCTCCTCGGCCCTGCTGGAGGTTCTCGACCCGGAACAAAACTATTCCTTTGCCGATCACTACCTGGACGTCTCCTTCGACCTGTCCAAGGTCATGTTCATCGGCACTGCCAACATCATCGACACCATCCCGCCGGCCCTGAGGGACCGCATGGAAATCATCGATCTGCGAGGATACACCCTGGAAGAAAAAATAAAGATCGCCACCCACTACCTCATTCCCCGGCAGCGCAAAGAAAACGGCTTGACCGCCGGCCAGATCTCCTTTTCTAAAAACGCCATCCACCGCATCATCTCGGATTATACCAGGGAGGCCGGGCTGCGGAACGCGGAAAGGGAGATCGCCTCGGTCTGCCGGGGGGTGGCCGCGAAAATCGCCGAAGGCGTCCCGGTTTCTCCGTCCATTAAAGTCGAGCATCTGCGGGAGTATCTGGGACCAGTCCGATATACCTCGGAAGCCGGCGAAAATTCCCTGTCGCCCGGTGTCGTCATGGGCCTGGCCTGGACACCGGTGGGCGGAGAAATCCTCTTTATTGAAGCCACCGCCATGAAAGGCAAAAAAGGGATGACCCTGACCGGCCAGCTGGGTGATGTCATGAAAGAGTCGGCTATGGCGGCCTTGAGCTTTATCCGGGCCAACGCGAAAAAATACGGTATTGACGAGGAGTTTTACGAAAAATCAGACTTTCATATTCATGTCCCCTCCGGCGCCATTCCCAAGGACGGACCGTCGGCCGGCGTCACCATCCTGACGGCCCTGGTGTCGCTGCTGACCGGGCAGCGGGTAAAAGAAAAACTGGCCATGACCGGCGAGATCACCCTGCGGGGCAAGGTCATGCCCATCGGTGGGGTCAAGGAAAAGGTCATCGCGGCCCACCGGGCCGGCATCAAGGAGGTCGTCCTGCCGGCCGGCAATGAAAAGGACACCGAGGAAATCCCGGCCAAGGTCAAGAAAGACCTGGCCTTTCATTATGCCGCCACCATGGATGACGTCCTGAACTTCGCCTTACCGAAAAAAGGATCGGCAAAAAAGAAGAAAGCCCCGGCAAAAAAAGCCCCGGCAAAAAAAGCCCCGGGGAAAAAGGCGCCGAAGAAGACGATCCCGGCAAAAAAACGTCCGGACGGACGGGCAAAAAAAAATAATGTTGCCCGGGATTGATCAACCTGAAAGAAGCGGACTTTTAAAGAGGCTTCCGGATTTGACAAAAATCCGGCGCATCAATAATATTTAAGGGTATCTCTAAAAATTGCCCTTACAAAAAATCAATCGGGAGGAGCGGGTATGTCTAAAGCAGCGGATGTCAAAAAAGACGTGAAGAAGAAAGCGCAGAAAACCACCAAGGAAAAAAAACAGGCCAAACTGGAAAAAAAGAAGGAAAAGGAGAAAGCCAGGCAGATGCCTTAAAGGCCGGTCCGGCTTGGCATCGCCCTTTTTATTTCCATTCGATCTTGATCTCGAAAAAATCGCCTTTTTGGGCCACCTTCGAGGATACGTTTCTGCCGCCGGTAAGTCCGGCCAGTTCGTATAAAGCCCCGGCGACCGTGTGGGCGATGACGCCGGCGACTTCACTGCCTTTCACTTCTGGATTGGCGTTGGTATACAGAAACGACAGCCAGCCATGACCGTTTTTGATCCGTCCGGTTTCAGCGCTGGAATAGGCGCCGCCGAAAAACGCCTTACGGCGGATCAGAAACCGTTCCATGCTGGCGCCCGGATCTCCCGGGACAATGATAAACTTGTATACCTGGGCCAGGTTGTGCGCGGCAATTTTCCCGAAATCAAAGCAGACATTAAGATCGGATTGAGCGACCACTTTGAAAACAGCGTAGGACAGCCGGTAGAAAAAATCACCGGGATACCACTGGGTGGCCAGAATTTCGCTGTTGATAATGTCCCAGTCTTCCGGCTTCAGGTAATCGTTCCAGGCAAGCTGCGGTTCCTTGCGCACGATCTTGACCAGATCCGTCAAGACCGTCCCCTTGACCGTGATCTCCATATTCCCTCCTCCCTGGCGATTTCTTTTTAAGTCCGGCCCCGGGAACATCCGTTCGGACTCTGCCCCATTAAAACCGCCAGCCATTCATGTAAACTACACATACCGGACAGTTTGCCGGAAAAACGCTGTTTCCGGGGTCGACGGAAGCCCCCACTTCCATCACCCCAATTTTAACCACCCCACGAACAAAACAAATATCGCGATTCATCAATTGATGTCAATGATTATGTTGCCTGTTCCGTTATTTCTGTTGCAATGCCTCCCGGCAAATGATATGACGCCAGGCATATTTTGATAGTGTCAGGAGTTATGAAACAGGCTTAAGCCACCCAGACTCTGATGTCTGCGGTGGCTTTTTTATTTTGGGGACACCATACTTAATTCCACCGAATTAAAGATGGCGCCCCCGGCTTAGGGAATTAAGTATGGTGTCCCCAAAACTATTGATGATCGACAACTACGATTCCTTCACCTACAACCTGGTCCAGTTGTTCCTGGGATTTGATCTGGACATAACGGTGCGGCGGAACGACCGCGTCACCATTGAAGAAATCGAACTGATGCAACCGGATTACCTGGTTATCAGTCCGGGACCAAAGGCGCCGCAACAGGCCGGCCTGTCCGTTGACATCATCCGCGCCTTTTGCGGCCGGATGCCGATCCTGGGCGTCTGCCTGGGCATGCAGTGCATCAACGAAGCCTTCGGCGGCCGCACGGTCCGGGCGCCCCTGCCGGTCCACGGCAAGACCGACGCCGTCTTCCATGACGGCGGCCCTATTTTCGCCGGCATCCCCTCGCCCTTTACCGCGGCCCGCTATCATTCCCTGGCCGTGGAGCCGGACAGCAACCGGCTGGCCGTGTCCGCGGAAACCGCCGACCATGTCGCCATGGCGATCCATCATCCGGATTATCCCCTGTTCGGGGTCCAGTTTCACCCGGAGAGTTTTCTCACGGAACACGGCGCACGCCTGGCGGAAAACTTTCTGGCCGCGGGATAAAAATATAATGGAACAATTGCTACAAGCCCTTCCGAGACCGGTCGGCGTCATCTCGAGGGCCGTATCCATCGACCGGCCGTTTCTTGATTTCGCCGCTCCCTATGCGGCCCTTCCGGGAACAGTGCTGCTGGCCAGCGGCGGTCCTTCGGACTGCGCTCGCTATCATATCCTGGCCGCCCGCCCATGGCTAACGATAACGGCCAAAAACGGTGCGGTCACCCTGCGGACGGAAAAGCAAACCGCGACCTTTGATCTGCACCCTTTAGCAGCCGTCAAACAGATCCTGTCCCGATTCCGCCAGGATGACCCGCGACTGCCCGGTCCCGTGGCTGCCGGACTTTTCGGCTACCTGGCTTATGATTTCAAGGACAGCCTGGAAACCCTGCCCCGGACATCCGTCGACGACCTGGGCCTGCCGGATATGTATCTGACGGCGCCGCGACTGATCCTG includes the following:
- a CDS encoding aminodeoxychorismate/anthranilate synthase component II; translated protein: MVSPKLLMIDNYDSFTYNLVQLFLGFDLDITVRRNDRVTIEEIELMQPDYLVISPGPKAPQQAGLSVDIIRAFCGRMPILGVCLGMQCINEAFGGRTVRAPLPVHGKTDAVFHDGGPIFAGIPSPFTAARYHSLAVEPDSNRLAVSAETADHVAMAIHHPDYPLFGVQFHPESFLTEHGARLAENFLAAG